A portion of the Campylobacter concisus ATCC 51562 genome contains these proteins:
- a CDS encoding NADH-quinone oxidoreductase subunit B family protein, whose amino-acid sequence MSLYQVPEDIKTANDLTAKLEHLKNIKRSFSVYRIDCGSCNGCEIEIFAAITPMWDPERFGFKLVANPRHADILLCTGPVTRQMYYPLLRAYEATPDPKIVVALGACGSSGGIFHDAYSVWGGIDKIIPVDVYIPGCPPHPASIIYGLGMALGIIDQKLHKKSYEEDNTLPPSVEKSVIGDILFERDLQAESRRLMSYIFGRILFEKYMNAIKCSKDVHDPSISREAVLTAIKKEEDPRYAECMGLLHNDVYLKYAKADKSFAIDVDSEVWSKR is encoded by the coding sequence ATGAGTCTATATCAAGTCCCAGAGGACATAAAAACAGCAAATGATCTAACTGCAAAGCTAGAGCATCTAAAAAATATCAAAAGAAGCTTTAGCGTTTATAGGATCGACTGCGGAAGCTGTAACGGCTGTGAGATAGAAATTTTTGCAGCTATTACACCTATGTGGGATCCTGAGCGTTTTGGTTTTAAGCTTGTTGCAAATCCAAGACACGCTGATATTTTGCTCTGCACCGGTCCTGTAACAAGACAGATGTATTATCCGCTTCTTCGTGCTTATGAAGCGACTCCAGATCCTAAGATCGTAGTTGCTCTTGGTGCATGCGGAAGCAGTGGCGGAATTTTCCACGACGCTTATAGCGTTTGGGGCGGCATCGATAAGATAATCCCAGTCGATGTCTATATCCCAGGCTGTCCTCCACACCCAGCAAGCATTATTTACGGCCTTGGCATGGCTCTTGGTATCATAGATCAAAAGCTTCATAAAAAAAGCTATGAAGAAGATAATACATTACCACCTTCAGTTGAGAAGTCGGTCATAGGCGATATTTTGTTCGAGCGCGACTTGCAAGCTGAAAGCAGAAGGCTAATGAGCTATATCTTTGGTAGAATCCTTTTTGAAAAATATATGAATGCTATCAAATGTTCAAAAGATGTCCATGACCCAAGCATTTCAAGAGAGGCTGTGCTTACAGCTATCAAAAAAGAGGAAGATCCTAGATATGCTGAGTGCATGGGGCTTTTGCATAATGATGTCTATCTAAAATATGCAAAAGCTGATAAAAGCTTTGCGATAGACGTTGATAGCGAGGTTTGGAGTAAAAGATGA
- a CDS encoding formate hydrogenlyase complex iron-sulfur subunit — translation MMKLFDITEKYGKATYAYPFEPYIVPENFRGQPNYTYDLCIGCAACGIACPSNAIELKMNDEQTKLVWEFDCGRCIFCGRCDEVCPTGAVRLSDSFELAVKFDKSALIQRGELEMQTCKCCGKPFTPKRLINFTLEKLGTANLLPGRLEEAKDYLYICPECKKNQSAERLTKGIEEAIK, via the coding sequence ATGATGAAGTTATTTGACATCACAGAAAAATATGGAAAGGCGACATACGCCTATCCATTTGAGCCATATATTGTTCCTGAAAATTTCCGTGGTCAGCCAAACTATACATACGATCTTTGTATAGGTTGTGCAGCTTGCGGTATCGCTTGTCCTAGTAACGCGATAGAGCTTAAGATGAACGATGAGCAAACAAAGCTTGTTTGGGAATTTGACTGTGGTCGTTGTATATTTTGCGGTCGCTGCGATGAGGTTTGCCCAACTGGAGCTGTAAGACTTAGCGATAGCTTTGAGCTTGCGGTTAAATTTGACAAGAGCGCTCTTATACAAAGGGGCGAGCTTGAGATGCAAACTTGCAAATGCTGCGGCAAGCCATTTACGCCAAAAAGGCTTATAAATTTCACCCTTGAAAAGCTTGGCACAGCAAATTTACTCCCAGGCAGACTTGAAGAGGCAAAAGACTACCTTTATATCTGCCCAGAGTGCAAGAAAAATCAATCTGCTGAAAGGCTAACAAAAGGCATTGAGGAGGCTATAAAATGA